TGCATGCTGCACAACatacaaagagagagagagagagagagagagagagagagagagagagagagagagagagagagagagagagagagagagagagaggtgtggCCATCATGGACCAACAGAGTGCCGCTCCATTCTCAGCTACAAGATAGCAAACCATGGCGTGCCAAGGTTGCAAACCAGCCTTTTTTTGCTTTGACTATTATACTTGACTTGCATTATATCGTGTAGATACCAGATGGGTGCGGTGCATGGGACGTGTATCATTGCTAGCTGCTCGTCTCGGATCATCATGCATTGCTTGCTTCTAGGATTTTGACAGCTCGTTGCTAGTACTAGCTCAACCATAGGAAAGGGACGGTCAAATCCTCCATTCCAGAAGCTCGCATGAACTTCCTTTCCTCCATCTGGAGACGAATCCGCTAATAGACAGACATCCTTTCTCAAGCTACAATGTTACATATATATGGGATGCAATTCATATACTTTGCATTTCTCCTAGCAGGCGCATGGAAATTGCACCTGCTTAACAAAAGCAAGGCTTTGCAATGCACCTATGCAAGACATCAGCAGTACTTCGAAAATTGTCTTCCGACCTGTATGTGAAACATTCCATATTCCTGGTCGACAGCAGTAGCTGAAACACTCAGTCCTGAACCGGTGTGACACCACACTAGACATCAAAAGGAAAGGTACGTCAAATTATCAAAACAGTAGGCAACACAAATATCAAGTCATCATAGGTAACTGAAAGAGCAAGTCTGCTGAAGAAACTTACATTGTGGAGTTTATGGGAACGAAGTATCAGTGGATATGTACAGCACCAGCCACTGCTCCAGCACTGCATGTGCAGCGGAACCATGTGTGAGCAAAACAAGTTGAAAGCGCAAGCCATTGTTTGTCTAATCGTATAAGCAGGATTCACAGGTCTCTTACCACAGAAAGCAAGGGTCCTTGCTTAAATTTATTGTGGAAAGCAAAAGCAAGTGGTTTCGCTCCTTCTCCAGGTCCTCTAATGAACCCACTGGATGTGCGCAAAGGAATATCATCAAAGAATGGTGAAGGAATAACATGGAAACACAAGTTAATGATTAACATGATGCAGTATAAAGAAAATTCGCTCTTACACTAGTGACACTGAGACAAGTGGAGATCTCCTCACGTCATATACAGCAACAAGACCACGGTACATTTCATTTCCATCTTTGAACGACAATGCCAGACGCTCCCCTGAAGCATCCCATGCTAATTTTTCTATGCCTCGGCTAGATGAAGCAATTAAAGAATAAGTATGTGAATCAAAATAAGTATGCGAATCAAAGTAAGATTCTAGTCTAGGCTATAATAATGGGTGAACTTCCTAACTCAATCGGCTGGCCTACTCCAGGCTGCTGGGCTGGTTTCCCCGGCTGGAACCAGGCAGCCCGGCTGGAAGCAGGCTGAAAGAGTTCCAGCCCTCACCAGCCCAAACAAGTCCAGCCGAATGGTGTGAATACAAAGTATACTACTGAGCGAAAACATGTGCAGGCAGTGGTAGTAAAAGGCAGATTTTGAAGATAATTTACAGAAATAAATGGTCTGCATGCTTCTGTTAGTTAACAAGTGCTTGTCTTTCCTTGTGATCCTACAAACCTATGCTATATACACTAAGACCGGCTTCTGAGCTAGCTGAGTGCATTCACTGCATACATGTGATATAAATTACCAATTAATAGCAAATGAAATGAGGCAGTTGAAATATCAAAATCTTAAATGGGGATGCAAGATGGCAAAATTATGCAGCATGAGGTGCCCATAAGATCAAGAGCTTATTCTAATATCTATGTTTGTACCTGACAATCAGGGAGGAAATTTCTGGAAGTTCAACTGGTAGGAGATGAGCATCTGAAGAAAAGGAACACAGGACAATTATCAGGATTCATCACACAAATAGTAGAGCAGCATAGTTTTAGCAAAAAAGAAAATTTTGCAGGGATATCTGGGATATACCTAAAGATGGTGTCTTAGATGAGAAGTGAATTGAGCCAAGTGTAGTAAAGTTAGAAAAGGATACCAATGCAACACGACCTTCTGGGTCCCAATTCACTCCCTGTCAGGAACCAAAGTAGAAATTAGCAAACATGTAAACAGTTGTGGAACAGATACCATCCAATGTGTAAAGGTACACTGGACACATCATGTGTTGCTGCCAAGTAGATTTGCCATAAAGCAGGATTATTTACAATATTCAAATAACCAAACTAGAGTCAAATGCGGGTCAAACATCTATGTTAATATTTATGTGTTGCTATAGCTTAGATACAATCAAATCAAACTAAACTTTATGCAATATTCAAGTTACAAAATTAGAGCTAGTCACTATTAACTGCCAAACAATCATCTATATTTGTTTCCAAAAGATTTTATCCACCAAATAAGTAAGTCTCATATAGTTTTTTCCTTTAAAAAGCAAACCATTTTCAGCTGTTGGGACTACAAATCATTCAGAAattaataaaaacaaaaatgcaAGGTTGtcatgaataaaaaaaaattaacttaCAATATTTGTACTGTAATCCAATATGCAATGAGAAAATAGGTATGTTCCATATGCATCATTTAGATGCTAAACATATCAACGTTCAAGATAACTTATATGATAACTAAAAGATTCATGAATATCAAGGAAATGATCTGTTTCCAGCAGATCCCATATAACCTCGAAAGTAAGAAGAAATCTATAAAATGTAACTTGAGTATGGTGCTCCAatgtaaaaaatattaaaaacagGCTATTAGGACTGAGGATGTTACATACAGACACATATCCGTTAGATGAAGACCAAGGTTCTGAAGTCCATGTGTTTGTCTCCCAGAAATGAAAAGTTCCATCACTAATATAATAATGAATTTTGTAAATCTCTCGAAATATTAGTTACTAGAAATGTAAAAATGAAAATAGACCATACAATTTAGCAGCTAGAAGATAATCTCCACTAGGTGACCACCGCAGTAGTGATATATTACTTAATCCACGCCGTATAGGAGTACCCAACCCTGTAGCAAAAGAAAATGTCTCCAGATATAAGTAGACATTTCTGTATCAAATGGGATTGGTCATCAGAATTTAGAAAAAGATAGCAAATGCCTACCTTGAGACACATCCCAAATCGTGAAAGATGGACTATTACAAGAGGCAGATGCCAAGTATGTGGAGACTTGTCAAGGAAACAATATATACAGTTGTTGGTTCTTCGCACAAACAACTACTCTTATTGTGAACTTTTCTGTATCCGCAATGGATGATAGATACAAGGAATTTGGCAAAAATGTAATTTTATGCAGTTAGCCCACACTGACATTGAATTTATTGCAGTCCTAAAACAAGATATATG
This genomic interval from Panicum virgatum strain AP13 chromosome 8K, P.virgatum_v5, whole genome shotgun sequence contains the following:
- the LOC120646070 gene encoding aladin-like isoform X1; this translates as MPSFPPPGAVTVCEINRDLVAAEALSDDRAKDAYGDVLGMVFSPIPFQPDSLPPIREPPAVEQPESTENVPTASVASTISEFFKRMIFPPLNPNLLQKFDTQKISWNPHKHCLAFVSGKNQVIVHDFEDSDAKEPFILTSDQQTNVKAVEWRPNSGKMIAVACRGGICLWSASYPGDVPFMKAGVTPYSFSAFPRSSGGWWILVDVLRDSSSEQVTSLCWKPDGRYLASASCNSPSFTIWDVSQGLGTPIRRGLSNISLLRWSPSGDYLLAAKFDGTFHFWETNTWTSEPWSSSNGYVSGVNWDPEGRVALVSFSNFTTLGSIHFSSKTPSLDAHLLPVELPEISSLIVSRGIEKLAWDASGERLALSFKDGNEMYRGLVAVYDVRRSPLVSVSLVGFIRGPGEGAKPLAFAFHNKFKQGPLLSVCWSSGWCCTYPLILRSHKLHNCGVTPVQD
- the LOC120646070 gene encoding aladin-like isoform X2; its protein translation is MVFSPIPFQPDSLPPIREPPAVEQPESTENVPTASVASTISEFFKRMIFPPLNPNLLQKFDTQKISWNPHKHCLAFVSGKNQVIVHDFEDSDAKEPFILTSDQQTNVKAVEWRPNSGKMIAVACRGGICLWSASYPGDVPFMKAGVTPYSFSAFPRSSGGWWILVDVLRDSSSEQVTSLCWKPDGRYLASASCNSPSFTIWDVSQGLGTPIRRGLSNISLLRWSPSGDYLLAAKFDGTFHFWETNTWTSEPWSSSNGYVSGVNWDPEGRVALVSFSNFTTLGSIHFSSKTPSLDAHLLPVELPEISSLIVSRGIEKLAWDASGERLALSFKDGNEMYRGLVAVYDVRRSPLVSVSLVGFIRGPGEGAKPLAFAFHNKFKQGPLLSVCWSSGWCCTYPLILRSHKLHNCGVTPVQD